One segment of Acidovorax sp. DW039 DNA contains the following:
- a CDS encoding ATP-binding domain-containing protein: MPLQVLPKESAMRADASARQIIEYLQIEQEQLGLQDSVVFYNFPLFREEEKLLVAELVVASPKHGVALISTAPNGISTDTQRLDGAFNQIFARLIKYPRLRIGRAKLKFQVDAFVWVPEGPSSEDVVVGLQQLHQRFDGLIGDELESEAYEEMLSVLDGSKALTRAKERKTDSFPSTSRIATIASLEEEIRRFDRDQRVAYMTEVAGLQRIRGLAGSGKTVVLALKAALTAIREPDAKIAVTFYTKSLYQHIRQLITRFYRMHEDRDPDWTRLQVLHAWGGASADGFYYKAAQRFGHQPISYGQAVNASRQQPFGYVCERLLSDPAVEPVYDYVFVDEAQDFPPSFMQLALRLAREEKLVIAYDAFQTIFDVEVPTAANLFAIPADGSGDLVFDEDIILHKCYRNPREILVCAHAIGFGIYGKRIAQILESADHWQDFGYSVIGNLTPGAQTQILRPEENSPSSVSKSNKIDDIITCHVLNDMAMEVTHVVSRIVAEVSTQGVSPEDILVICADDRNAGSYFKLLRASLLAAGIKSNNLQDDSYGIRDFQQDGAVTLSTIYKAKGNEAYSVYIVGIDAIFYEPSPRDRNRAFTAMTRAKGWLYITGIGASAQLFAKELQAAKENFPNLVFKYPTPEELVFMKRDLVEIDPEEVDDEIDRLGKGLDPEEMERILRRKLRQVQARKRIQKRIK, translated from the coding sequence ATGCCCTTGCAAGTTTTGCCGAAGGAATCCGCAATGCGCGCTGACGCGTCGGCTCGACAGATAATCGAATATCTGCAGATTGAGCAAGAGCAGTTGGGCTTGCAAGATTCGGTAGTCTTTTACAACTTTCCTCTCTTCCGAGAAGAAGAGAAGTTGCTTGTAGCAGAGCTTGTTGTTGCTAGTCCGAAACATGGCGTCGCCCTTATATCCACAGCGCCGAATGGAATCAGCACCGACACACAGCGCCTCGACGGCGCCTTCAATCAGATCTTTGCTCGATTAATTAAGTATCCACGCCTTCGGATAGGCCGTGCAAAACTGAAATTTCAAGTAGATGCGTTCGTTTGGGTTCCCGAAGGCCCTTCGAGTGAAGACGTAGTTGTGGGTCTTCAGCAACTGCACCAACGTTTTGATGGGCTTATTGGAGATGAGCTTGAATCGGAAGCGTACGAGGAAATGCTCTCTGTTCTTGATGGGTCAAAAGCGCTAACTCGAGCAAAGGAAAGGAAGACCGACTCGTTCCCTAGCACTTCCCGGATTGCCACTATCGCCAGCTTGGAAGAGGAGATTCGTCGCTTTGACCGAGATCAGCGCGTCGCCTACATGACTGAGGTCGCCGGTCTACAGCGGATCCGGGGCTTGGCGGGCTCTGGCAAAACTGTTGTGTTGGCATTGAAAGCAGCTCTAACTGCGATCCGCGAGCCAGACGCAAAAATCGCAGTCACCTTCTACACGAAGAGCCTGTACCAGCATATCCGTCAGCTGATTACTCGCTTTTATCGAATGCACGAAGACAGAGATCCTGACTGGACCCGTTTGCAAGTACTTCATGCATGGGGAGGTGCGAGTGCCGATGGTTTCTACTACAAGGCTGCACAAAGGTTCGGTCATCAACCGATCAGTTACGGACAAGCCGTGAATGCATCGCGTCAGCAGCCCTTTGGCTACGTGTGTGAAAGGCTGCTATCAGATCCGGCAGTTGAGCCAGTTTACGATTATGTATTTGTAGATGAAGCTCAGGACTTTCCCCCATCGTTCATGCAGCTTGCCTTAAGACTTGCACGCGAAGAAAAGTTGGTCATTGCCTACGATGCATTTCAGACAATCTTTGATGTTGAGGTGCCGACTGCCGCCAACTTGTTTGCAATTCCTGCCGATGGTAGCGGAGATCTTGTCTTTGACGAGGACATCATCCTTCACAAATGCTACAGGAACCCACGCGAGATACTAGTATGCGCTCACGCAATTGGTTTTGGCATATACGGAAAAAGAATCGCTCAAATTCTTGAGTCGGCTGATCACTGGCAAGACTTTGGTTATTCTGTGATCGGAAATCTTACTCCAGGCGCTCAGACCCAAATTCTGAGACCCGAGGAAAACTCCCCCTCTTCTGTTAGCAAGTCAAACAAAATAGATGACATTATCACATGCCATGTCCTTAATGACATGGCAATGGAAGTCACTCATGTTGTTAGTCGAATAGTTGCAGAAGTATCCACTCAAGGCGTTTCCCCTGAAGACATACTAGTTATATGCGCCGACGACCGAAATGCGGGCTCTTACTTTAAGCTATTGCGAGCCTCTTTACTCGCTGCCGGAATAAAAAGCAATAACCTGCAAGACGACTCGTACGGCATACGCGATTTTCAGCAAGACGGCGCCGTTACGCTATCAACTATCTACAAGGCAAAAGGAAACGAAGCCTACTCTGTTTATATTGTCGGTATAGATGCAATCTTCTACGAACCCTCTCCCAGGGATAGAAATCGTGCATTTACTGCCATGACTCGAGCAAAGGGCTGGCTATATATAACTGGCATTGGGGCATCAGCGCAACTTTTCGCGAAAGAGCTTCAAGCAGCCAAAGAAAATTTTCCTAATCTGGTCTTCAAATACCCAACCCCTGAAGAGCTTGTTTTCATGAAACGCGACTTAGTCGAAATTGACCCAGAAGAGGTCGACGATGAAATTGATCGTCTCGGAAAAGGACTTGATCCAGAAGAGATGGAGCGTATCCTACGTAGAAAACTCCGCCAGGTGCAAGCACGAAAAAGAATCCAGAAAAGAATTAAATAG
- a CDS encoding site-specific integrase, translated as MKKIRTPQEGAGAALSARSTNTSNTTSQTPPESVLSGFSAIAEQFIAASQSAATKRAYASDLKHFFANGGSVPASPAALAEYLAQCAEKLSVATLERRLTAIHKAHLEKNLESPARSETVKRVMQGIRRILGTKQRQVQPMVKDDLLAALVMIDRQTKPVKAARDRALLLVGFASAMRRSELVAVRVEHLTHLSNGVEIFLPSSKTDQEGHGRTVFIPHANGDRCPVRALTHWLDVSEINEGFVFRAVSRHDRVARRGLSAQSVALVVKASVERVGGDAKKVSGHSLRAGYCTSAAEKGLQPWQIREQTGHKSDVTLAKYIRPVARRKIPSLL; from the coding sequence ATGAAGAAAATTCGCACTCCGCAGGAGGGCGCTGGCGCAGCTTTGTCGGCTCGCAGCACCAACACATCCAACACCACATCGCAAACGCCGCCGGAGAGCGTTCTGAGCGGTTTTTCGGCCATAGCCGAGCAGTTCATAGCGGCCAGCCAGTCAGCGGCTACCAAGCGCGCGTACGCCTCTGATCTGAAGCATTTTTTTGCCAACGGCGGGAGTGTTCCAGCCAGCCCTGCGGCTCTGGCCGAATACCTGGCCCAGTGCGCGGAAAAATTGTCAGTCGCCACCTTGGAAAGAAGACTGACCGCGATCCACAAAGCTCACCTCGAAAAGAATCTGGAGTCCCCGGCCCGCAGCGAAACCGTCAAGCGCGTGATGCAGGGCATTCGCCGAATCCTGGGCACCAAGCAGCGGCAGGTTCAGCCGATGGTCAAGGACGATCTGCTGGCGGCGCTGGTGATGATCGACCGGCAGACGAAGCCCGTCAAAGCGGCACGGGATCGAGCCTTGCTGCTTGTGGGTTTTGCTTCGGCCATGCGCAGATCGGAGCTTGTGGCTGTGCGAGTGGAGCATCTGACCCACCTGTCGAATGGCGTGGAGATTTTCTTGCCATCCAGCAAGACCGATCAAGAAGGCCATGGACGCACGGTTTTCATCCCACACGCCAATGGAGACCGCTGCCCAGTGCGTGCCTTGACGCACTGGCTGGACGTATCGGAAATCAATGAGGGGTTTGTGTTTCGTGCTGTCAGCCGCCATGACCGTGTTGCACGGCGGGGCTTGTCCGCGCAGTCCGTAGCGCTAGTGGTGAAGGCGTCTGTGGAGCGTGTTGGCGGGGACGCGAAGAAAGTCAGCGGCCATAGCTTGAGGGCTGGCTATTGCACAAGCGCAGCGGAGAAAGGTCTGCAGCCATGGCAGATACGTGAGCAAACCGGGCACAAGTCAGACGTGACCTTGGCCAAGTACATCCGCCCTGTCGCGCGGAGGAAGATTCCGAGTTTGCTGTGA
- a CDS encoding DUF2290 domain-containing protein: MFRQNLQAFARAAKWPVMDYGLPHFSLTPAIIQQLRELPYLERWKTSIANQWYHVRLEDHSLLTFSSTATSASYAYLHCPLDAPTFRQFALDMGHQFNAAARAELLEEYQLIIDTAMQKANVTPIRYDYDENGYRRGVHPVSHIHIGLDNHVRLSSSKRLTPTSFALFVMRQMYPECWARVLDHQEAARLPKAIRLGCVPLHEPHWHEQDQVELHFV; this comes from the coding sequence ATGTTCAGACAAAACTTACAAGCATTTGCACGTGCGGCAAAGTGGCCGGTTATGGACTATGGTCTCCCGCATTTTTCCTTGACGCCAGCCATAATTCAACAGCTTAGGGAATTGCCTTATCTTGAACGCTGGAAGACGTCGATAGCAAATCAGTGGTATCACGTTCGTTTGGAAGACCATTCCTTGTTGACTTTTAGTTCAACTGCAACCTCCGCCTCTTATGCTTACCTGCACTGTCCATTGGACGCTCCAACCTTTCGTCAATTCGCATTGGACATGGGGCACCAATTTAATGCTGCCGCACGAGCTGAACTGCTCGAAGAATATCAACTGATCATCGACACCGCCATGCAAAAAGCGAATGTCACTCCGATCCGATACGATTATGACGAAAACGGCTATCGTCGTGGTGTCCATCCAGTTAGCCACATTCACATAGGTCTGGACAATCACGTGCGGCTGAGCTCTTCCAAGAGACTCACTCCCACTTCCTTTGCTCTATTTGTAATGCGACAGATGTACCCCGAGTGTTGGGCTCGAGTCCTTGATCACCAAGAAGCTGCGCGGCTGCCAAAGGCTATTCGACTCGGCTGTGTGCCACTGCATGAACCCCACTGGCACGAACAGGATCAGGTCGAGTTGCACTTTGTGTAG
- a CDS encoding DEAD/DEAH box helicase — protein sequence MSDQASNPTNAYTVPSVSITTARTGASSKANELGMRAMQERAYAKRGEQYLLIKSPPASGKSRALMFIALDKLNNQGLQQAIVVVPERSIGGSFADEPLTQFGFYWDWKVAPQWNLCNAPGGDEPRTANSKVEAVRQFLASDDKVLVCTHATFRFAVEELGINAFDNRLIAIDEFHHVSSNPDNKLGSQLGAFIARDKVHLVAMTGSYFRGDSEAVLGPQDESRFETVTYTYYEQLNGYQWLKSLDIGYFFYTGTYVDAVNKVLDPALKTIVHIPNVNARESLKDKQREVDEIMHGLGTWKGVDPDTGFHLVESPQGRTLKVADLVDDSDPAKRSRVLSALKDPAHKNDRDHVDVIIALGMAKEGFDWIWCEHALTIGYRSSLTEIVQIIGRATRDAKGKERSRFTNLIAEPTAEQSAVAEAVNDMLKAISASLLMEQVLAPRYEFTPKNAGPQDGFDYGDEGYKEGGNNIGVNKDTGQIHLEIAGLTKPETPEATRICKEDLNEVVTSFLQDKTALERGLFDKENTLPEELTQLRMGKIVRERYPELSDADQEAIRQHAIAAMNITQQAKLALAHADASGSGTGQGSTALIDGVRKFVNVKDLDIDLIDRINPFDAAYAVLAKAMDEKSLRQVQAAIAAKKVSLTEEEARDLSKRALQFKNERGRLPDINSADAWEKRMAEGVAAFARYRALAKSAQAQGAQSNG from the coding sequence ATGAGCGATCAAGCAAGCAACCCGACCAATGCGTACACCGTGCCATCGGTGTCCATCACCACCGCACGCACTGGGGCGTCGAGCAAAGCCAACGAACTGGGCATGCGTGCCATGCAAGAGCGTGCCTACGCAAAGCGTGGTGAGCAATACCTGCTGATCAAGTCTCCCCCGGCATCCGGAAAGTCCCGTGCCCTGATGTTCATTGCTCTGGACAAGCTGAACAACCAGGGTTTGCAGCAGGCCATCGTGGTGGTGCCCGAGCGCTCCATTGGCGGCAGCTTTGCCGACGAGCCGCTGACCCAGTTCGGCTTTTACTGGGACTGGAAGGTGGCCCCTCAGTGGAACCTGTGCAATGCGCCAGGCGGGGATGAGCCACGCACGGCCAATTCCAAAGTGGAAGCAGTGCGCCAGTTTTTAGCCAGCGATGACAAGGTGCTGGTCTGCACCCATGCCACCTTCCGCTTTGCTGTCGAGGAACTGGGCATCAACGCATTCGACAACCGCTTGATCGCGATCGACGAGTTTCACCACGTGTCCAGCAACCCGGACAACAAACTGGGCAGCCAACTGGGTGCCTTCATTGCCCGTGACAAGGTTCACTTGGTGGCGATGACGGGCTCTTACTTCCGTGGAGACAGTGAGGCCGTGTTGGGTCCGCAGGACGAATCCCGGTTCGAGACGGTGACGTACACGTACTACGAGCAGCTCAATGGCTACCAGTGGCTCAAATCGCTAGACATCGGTTACTTCTTCTACACCGGAACCTATGTCGATGCGGTCAACAAAGTGTTGGACCCAGCACTCAAAACCATCGTTCACATCCCCAACGTGAATGCGCGTGAGAGCTTGAAGGACAAGCAACGCGAGGTGGACGAGATCATGCACGGCCTGGGTACATGGAAGGGTGTGGACCCCGACACTGGCTTTCACTTGGTCGAATCGCCACAAGGCCGAACCTTGAAGGTGGCGGACCTTGTTGACGACAGTGATCCGGCGAAGCGCTCTCGCGTACTTTCAGCGCTGAAAGACCCAGCCCACAAAAATGACCGTGACCATGTGGATGTGATCATCGCGCTGGGCATGGCCAAAGAAGGCTTCGACTGGATTTGGTGTGAGCATGCCTTGACCATCGGCTACCGCAGCAGCCTGACCGAAATCGTGCAGATCATTGGCCGCGCAACCCGTGACGCCAAAGGCAAAGAGCGGTCACGGTTCACCAACTTGATCGCGGAACCCACCGCAGAGCAATCCGCCGTGGCTGAGGCTGTGAACGACATGCTCAAAGCCATCTCTGCCAGCCTGCTGATGGAGCAGGTTCTGGCACCCCGCTACGAGTTCACGCCGAAGAACGCGGGTCCCCAGGACGGCTTCGACTATGGCGACGAAGGTTACAAGGAGGGTGGAAACAACATCGGGGTGAACAAGGACACGGGACAGATTCACTTGGAGATCGCAGGCCTCACCAAGCCTGAGACGCCGGAGGCCACCCGCATTTGCAAAGAAGACCTGAATGAGGTCGTCACGAGTTTTCTGCAAGACAAGACAGCGCTTGAACGCGGGCTGTTCGATAAGGAAAACACGCTGCCGGAGGAATTGACCCAACTGCGCATGGGCAAGATTGTGCGCGAGCGTTATCCCGAGCTGAGCGATGCTGATCAAGAGGCCATCCGTCAACACGCCATTGCCGCAATGAATATCACCCAGCAAGCGAAGTTGGCTTTGGCTCACGCAGATGCCAGCGGCAGTGGCACGGGGCAAGGAAGCACCGCCCTGATTGATGGCGTGCGCAAGTTCGTCAACGTGAAGGACTTGGACATTGATCTCATCGACCGCATCAACCCGTTTGATGCTGCGTACGCTGTGCTTGCCAAGGCCATGGATGAGAAGTCATTGCGCCAAGTGCAAGCCGCTATCGCCGCCAAGAAGGTGAGCTTGACGGAAGAAGAGGCGCGTGACCTCTCCAAACGTGCATTGCAGTTCAAGAACGAGCGTGGCCGCTTGCCGGACATCAACTCTGCCGATGCTTGGGAAAAGCGCATGGCCGAAGGTGTAGCAGCGTTCGCCCGCTATCGCGCACTCGCAAAATCAGCCCAGGCGCAAGGAGCACAGAGCAATGGCTGA
- a CDS encoding protein kinase, giving the protein MPSLIIDRALAPSGQRVVYLARFQDSLIPEDMRRAAETVASLEVLDIDDPDDSPFLWGWESWGNVVVKVVSGADTNTIARLQAEVDILAAVRPANFPKLLYANLFKTNPETDEPLAERLYVTIEEFIEGNPLEDIWQHYCGDEKRIATLALGVANALMPLWVHPQRFVHRDIKPPNILVRPNGEVVVIDLGVVRETGAKGLTQTGFVAPLTPGYAAPEQFRDERALICFKTDFFAIGVVMYLLASGIHPFHWDNDMDQLDVQIATLKHDPKPLAELVQVSQSFSDFVERAMKKAQFERQRTPNIFVEQLEALCGLNQNH; this is encoded by the coding sequence ATGCCGAGTTTAATCATCGACCGTGCCCTTGCACCCTCCGGGCAGCGTGTTGTGTACTTGGCGAGATTTCAAGATTCCTTGATTCCTGAGGATATGCGCAGAGCAGCGGAGACTGTCGCCAGTCTTGAGGTTCTGGATATTGACGATCCAGATGACAGCCCATTCCTATGGGGCTGGGAGTCATGGGGCAACGTCGTCGTCAAGGTGGTGTCTGGTGCAGACACCAACACTATTGCTCGCCTTCAGGCTGAAGTTGACATCTTGGCAGCGGTCAGGCCAGCCAATTTTCCGAAGCTTCTGTACGCCAACTTGTTCAAAACCAATCCGGAAACCGACGAGCCGCTTGCGGAGCGGCTCTATGTGACCATCGAAGAATTCATCGAAGGGAACCCGCTTGAGGACATTTGGCAGCATTACTGCGGCGATGAAAAGCGTATCGCTACGCTCGCCCTGGGAGTTGCAAACGCATTGATGCCACTGTGGGTTCATCCACAACGGTTTGTGCACCGTGACATCAAACCGCCGAACATCCTTGTTCGGCCAAACGGGGAGGTTGTTGTCATCGACCTAGGCGTGGTCCGTGAGACAGGCGCCAAAGGACTTACGCAAACCGGCTTCGTTGCCCCCCTAACCCCGGGCTATGCTGCTCCAGAGCAGTTTAGGGACGAACGCGCGCTCATCTGTTTCAAAACGGATTTCTTTGCAATTGGTGTGGTGATGTACCTTCTGGCGTCGGGTATCCATCCATTCCATTGGGATAACGACATGGACCAGTTAGATGTTCAGATCGCAACTCTAAAACACGATCCCAAGCCGTTAGCTGAACTCGTGCAAGTCTCGCAGTCCTTCTCCGATTTCGTAGAGAGAGCCATGAAGAAGGCGCAATTTGAGCGGCAACGCACGCCCAACATTTTTGTTGAGCAACTTGAGGCACTTTGCGGCCTCAACCAGAACCATTAA
- a CDS encoding GIY-YIG nuclease family protein, which yields MADIDDDELLDALGVEVAPLKTSSRTPREERIIAGFEDILRFHQTHGRAPQHGEDRDIFERLYAVRLDQLRKLPEAQTLLAELDTPKLLEGHEIATVDVDALDEDALLAELGIGDETVEGDDITVLRHVRSSTEKRAAEEVADRTACQDFERFHPLFEQVEQDLQSGVRKALRFGRDASIADGNYFILGGQLAYVAEVGETIKAPNGENDARLRVIYSNGTESNLLRRSLQRALYKDDTGRRLTDPNMGPLFSDEVEPEDIETGTIYVLRSKSDHPFVVQHRELIHKIGVTGGKVETRIAGAENQPTYLLAGVEIVATYKLHNVNRVKLEGLFHRVFSSAQLDLTIEDRFGKPVKPREWFLVPLHVIDEVVQRLFDGTLAGVTYDASEASLKGCD from the coding sequence ATGGCTGATATTGATGATGACGAACTGCTGGATGCACTGGGCGTAGAGGTAGCGCCGCTCAAAACGTCTAGCCGTACCCCTCGTGAAGAGCGCATCATCGCTGGCTTTGAGGACATTCTGCGGTTTCATCAAACCCATGGCCGAGCACCCCAGCATGGCGAGGATCGAGACATCTTTGAACGTCTGTATGCCGTTCGGCTGGATCAGCTGCGGAAGTTGCCCGAGGCTCAAACCCTGCTTGCAGAACTGGACACCCCCAAGCTGCTCGAAGGCCACGAAATCGCGACAGTAGATGTGGACGCACTCGATGAGGATGCTCTGCTGGCTGAATTGGGAATCGGGGACGAGACGGTCGAAGGGGATGACATCACCGTACTGCGGCATGTCCGATCCAGCACGGAGAAACGCGCCGCAGAGGAAGTGGCTGATCGGACAGCGTGTCAGGACTTTGAGCGGTTCCACCCCTTGTTCGAGCAAGTGGAGCAAGACCTGCAATCTGGCGTGCGAAAGGCGCTGCGCTTCGGGCGTGATGCCAGCATTGCCGATGGCAACTACTTCATCTTGGGTGGTCAGCTCGCCTATGTAGCGGAGGTCGGAGAGACCATCAAAGCACCGAACGGCGAGAACGATGCTCGTCTGCGCGTCATCTACTCCAACGGCACAGAGAGCAACCTGCTGCGCCGCTCTTTGCAGCGTGCGCTCTACAAAGACGACACGGGAAGGCGACTCACCGATCCCAACATGGGACCACTGTTCAGCGACGAAGTGGAGCCAGAGGACATTGAGACAGGCACGATTTACGTCCTGCGCAGCAAATCAGACCACCCGTTCGTGGTGCAGCACCGTGAGTTGATTCACAAGATTGGGGTGACCGGAGGCAAGGTCGAAACGCGGATCGCGGGTGCCGAGAACCAGCCGACGTACTTGCTGGCAGGTGTGGAAATCGTTGCCACCTACAAGCTCCACAACGTCAATCGCGTGAAGCTGGAGGGCCTCTTCCATCGGGTGTTCAGCTCTGCTCAACTGGACCTCACCATTGAGGACCGTTTTGGCAAGCCAGTGAAGCCCCGCGAATGGTTCCTTGTGCCGCTGCACGTGATTGACGAGGTTGTCCAACGGTTGTTTGATGGGACGCTGGCAGGGGTAACGTATGACGCCTCCGAAGCAAGCCTTAAAGGATGTGATTAG
- a CDS encoding DNA methyltransferase, whose amino-acid sequence MNAVEIESAVSDLAAQPFDAAEFPYAFLAAFGNKETTLKRLRTGNNNASDVPGGVLLRNNIHIAVCDAGAVGESLRTLRDSPATTKAKAKFILATDGQTLEAEELISGETIACAFEDFPNHFGFLLPLAGISTIKEIKDNPIDVRATGRLNKLYVELLRENPDWAREERRSDMNHFMARLVFCFFAEDTDIFNGKGLFTQTVDQMSANDGSNTHQVLSEIFRAMNIKATERANADPRLPNWANGFPYVNGGLFSGSTEVPRFTRMARTYLMHAGALSWREINPDIFGSMIQAVADDDERGALGMHYTSVPNILKVLNPLFLDDLRAALAEAGDNERKLLNLRKRMARIRVFDPACGSGNFLVIAYKQMREIEAEINRRRGELHLRSEVPLTNFRGIELRDFPAEIARLALIIAEFQCDVIYRGQKDALAEFLPLDAQNWIVCGNALRLDWLSICPPTGTGVKVVGDDLFNTPLDQTEIDFVNEGGETYICGNPPYRGSKWQTEEQKADLANAWSRHPKLAKTTDFVTGWFARFLDYADKEPTAISAFVATNSVCQGQQASDVWPNVFGRGCEIRFAHTSFKWNNLASNNAAVTVVIVGLGKKSNASKFLFESELVKQCSAIGPYLLPNSLAYVEKTSQPIGEQAPMLFGNMPRDGGHLLMDTEVAAKVAIGDVVAQRFIKRFCGSEELINGKLRYCFWIEDEAVEEAKKSHFIAQCLKLVAENRSNSPAESTRQFAKRPHRFVQIAGVSEKTAIIIPTVSSETRPYLPVGYSTSETIVSNLAFALYDAPLWNMALIASRLHLVWIGTVCGKMKTDFRYSNTLGWNTFPVPLLTEQNKADLTRCAEDILLAREAHFPATIADLYDPETMPDNLRHAHERNDEVLERIYIGRRFKNDTERLEKLFELYTKMTAADKAKPAAKATRGRKKTV is encoded by the coding sequence ATGAACGCGGTCGAAATCGAGTCAGCCGTATCAGACCTCGCTGCCCAGCCCTTTGACGCTGCGGAATTTCCTTACGCCTTCCTTGCTGCCTTCGGTAACAAGGAAACGACCCTCAAACGCCTTCGCACAGGCAACAACAACGCCTCTGACGTGCCTGGCGGAGTTCTCCTGCGCAACAACATCCACATTGCTGTGTGCGACGCTGGCGCTGTGGGTGAATCGCTCCGCACTCTGCGAGACAGCCCCGCCACCACCAAGGCCAAAGCCAAGTTCATCTTGGCAACCGATGGTCAGACACTCGAAGCCGAAGAGCTGATCAGCGGTGAGACCATCGCGTGTGCTTTTGAGGACTTCCCGAACCATTTCGGGTTCCTGTTACCGCTGGCGGGCATCTCCACGATTAAGGAGATCAAGGACAACCCCATCGACGTTCGAGCCACAGGGCGTCTGAACAAGCTCTACGTTGAATTGCTCCGTGAGAACCCTGACTGGGCCAGGGAAGAACGACGCAGCGACATGAATCACTTCATGGCACGGCTGGTGTTCTGTTTCTTTGCCGAAGACACGGACATCTTCAACGGCAAAGGCCTGTTCACCCAGACCGTGGACCAGATGAGCGCGAACGACGGAAGCAACACACATCAGGTGCTGTCTGAAATCTTCCGCGCCATGAACATCAAGGCGACTGAGCGTGCCAACGCCGATCCACGCTTACCGAATTGGGCCAACGGTTTCCCGTATGTGAACGGAGGCTTGTTTTCAGGCAGCACAGAGGTGCCGCGATTCACGCGCATGGCCCGCACCTACCTGATGCACGCGGGTGCACTGAGCTGGCGCGAAATCAATCCCGACATCTTCGGCAGCATGATTCAGGCAGTGGCTGACGACGATGAGCGCGGAGCCCTGGGCATGCACTACACCAGTGTGCCCAACATCTTGAAGGTGCTGAACCCGCTGTTCTTGGACGATCTGCGCGCAGCACTGGCGGAGGCTGGTGACAACGAACGCAAACTGCTGAACCTGCGCAAGCGCATGGCTCGCATCCGTGTGTTTGATCCTGCATGTGGGTCGGGGAACTTCTTGGTTATCGCATACAAGCAAATGCGCGAGATCGAGGCAGAGATCAACCGGCGTAGGGGGGAGCTGCACCTGCGGAGTGAGGTCCCGCTAACCAATTTTCGAGGGATTGAACTGCGTGATTTCCCCGCTGAGATTGCGCGCTTGGCGCTCATCATTGCGGAATTCCAGTGTGACGTTATTTATCGCGGTCAAAAGGATGCACTGGCAGAGTTTCTGCCACTAGATGCGCAGAACTGGATCGTTTGCGGCAATGCGCTTAGGCTGGACTGGTTGAGTATCTGCCCACCCACCGGCACAGGGGTAAAGGTGGTTGGGGATGACCTGTTCAACACACCGCTTGATCAAACAGAAATCGACTTCGTTAATGAAGGTGGGGAAACATACATCTGTGGTAACCCTCCATATAGAGGTAGTAAGTGGCAGACTGAGGAGCAGAAAGCAGACTTAGCAAATGCTTGGAGCAGGCATCCTAAACTTGCCAAGACCACAGACTTCGTAACGGGGTGGTTTGCACGATTTTTAGATTATGCAGACAAAGAGCCAACTGCTATTTCAGCTTTCGTGGCAACCAATAGCGTATGTCAAGGTCAGCAGGCGAGCGATGTCTGGCCTAACGTGTTTGGGCGTGGCTGTGAGATCCGTTTTGCCCACACCTCATTCAAGTGGAACAACCTCGCCAGCAACAACGCCGCAGTGACGGTGGTGATCGTAGGCTTAGGAAAAAAATCAAACGCTTCCAAATTTCTCTTTGAAAGTGAATTGGTGAAGCAGTGCTCGGCGATTGGCCCGTACTTACTACCCAACAGTCTTGCATACGTCGAGAAGACTAGTCAGCCTATCGGTGAGCAAGCGCCAATGCTTTTCGGCAATATGCCACGTGATGGCGGCCATCTTCTGATGGATACAGAAGTCGCGGCGAAGGTTGCAATTGGTGATGTAGTGGCGCAGCGTTTCATCAAGCGTTTCTGCGGCTCCGAAGAGCTTATCAACGGCAAGCTGCGATATTGCTTCTGGATTGAAGACGAAGCAGTGGAGGAGGCGAAGAAAAGCCACTTTATTGCACAGTGTCTCAAACTCGTGGCCGAGAATCGCAGTAACTCACCTGCGGAATCTACACGCCAGTTTGCCAAACGTCCTCATCGCTTCGTACAGATTGCAGGGGTTTCGGAAAAGACAGCGATCATCATTCCCACGGTCTCCTCTGAGACTCGCCCTTATCTTCCCGTTGGTTACTCCACATCAGAAACTATCGTCAGCAACCTCGCTTTCGCGCTTTACGATGCGCCACTTTGGAACATGGCGCTGATTGCCTCGCGATTGCATTTGGTTTGGATCGGTACGGTCTGCGGCAAGATGAAAACCGATTTCCGCTATTCCAACACGTTGGGCTGGAACACCTTCCCAGTGCCGCTTCTCACCGAGCAAAACAAGGCTGACCTAACCCGCTGCGCAGAGGACATCCTGCTGGCACGTGAAGCTCACTTTCCAGCCACCATCGCCGATCTATACGATCCAGAAACCATGCCGGACAACCTGCGTCATGCCCATGAGCGCAATGACGAAGTGTTGGAGCGCATCTACATAGGCCGCCGATTCAAGAACGACACGGAGCGGCTGGAAAAGCTGTTCGAGCTGTACACCAAGATGACTGCCGCAGACAAGGCCAAGCCTGCTGCCAAGGCAACCCGAGGGAGAAAGAAAACCGTATGA